CGATCAGCATCAGGAACATCACCACGTTCTGGAACAGCCCGATCGCCGTGGCGTAGTGGAAGTTCGGGTTGCGGCTGGCGATTCCGATCTTGTAGACGTATGTCTGGATCACCTCCGACGCCTCGATGTTGAGGTTGTTCTGCAGCAGGAACACCTTCTCGAAGCCGACCTGCAGGATCATGCCGGCGCGCAGGATCAGCAGGATGATCACCGTGGGCAGGATGCCGGGTATGTCGATATGGCGCATCCGCTGCCAGATGGAGGCGCCGTCCACGGTGGCCGACTCGTGCAACTCGGGATCGACCGCCGACAGCGCCGCCAGGTAGATGATGGTGCCCCAGCCCATCTGCTGCCACACGTTGGTCCACACGAACACGTGGCCGAACAACTGCGAGCTGCCCAGGAAGTTGACCTCCGGCAGGCCCAGCCCCGCGAGCAAGACGTTGACCAGCCCGATGCGCTGCGAGCCGAGCTTGAAGATGATGCCCACCATCACCACCGTCGAGATGAAGTGCGGCGCATAGGTGACCATCTGTACGGTCTTCTTGTAGCGCGCGATCGGCATGTAGTGGAGCACCAGGGCGAGCGCGATCGGGATCGGGAAGCCGACCAGCAGGTCGTAGAAGCTCAGGTAGAAGGTGTTCCACAGCACCTGGAAGAAGCGGTAGGACTTGAAGAAGCGGATGAAGTTGTCGAAGCCGACCCAGGGGCTGCCGAGCACGCCGAGGGTCGGGACGTAGCGCTTGAAGGCGATCAGGTTCCCGTACATCGGAATGTACATGAAGATGATCAGCCAGGCGATCGGCAGGACGCACAGAAGGTAGAGCTGCCAGTTGACGGTGATCTTGCGCCACTTGGCGTTCAGCGGCGGTGCGCTCGTGACCGCGGGCCTGGTTGCGGTCGACTGGTTGTTTGCCATAATCCTCCCGATGTGCCGCGGCGCCGCTTGGGCGGCGCGCGGCATCAGACCGGATCCCCCTCGTCAGGCGATCTTGCCGAACTCGGAGATGGCCGCCTTGCGGTCGCGGATCTTGGCCACCGCGGTGCGCACCAGGTCGTGGGCCAGCTCCTGCTGGTCGGTGGCGGTGAGGCGCTGCGCCTTCTCCACCCAGTCGGCGCGGATGCCGTCGACCCCGTTCAGGGCGCCGCCGAGGGCGCCGCACATGGTGGCGATGGTGTCGGCGTCGCGCCCGAAGTTGGCGCCGTAGGTCACGCACTTCTCCACGTCGCCGCCGGCCAGCTCGAACAGCGCCACGGTCACCGGCACCGTCTCGCGGGAGTCGCAGCCGATGCGCCGGAACAGGGTGTCCGAGTTGGCGTAGGCGCGTTCGCGGAAGCCCTCGTAGTCGCCGTCCTCGCGCGCGAGCTCCAGGAAGCGGCCGATCAGGTCGAGCATCTCGGCGCCGCTGTCCTGGACGATGTAGTCCTGGGTGGCGGCCACGACGGATGCGACGCTGGCGCCGGCCCGGAACGCCTCGGCCACGCCGGCGGCCATCGCCACGGCGGCGTCCTGGCAGAAGCCGACGTCGTGGCCGTGGATCAGCGCCGCCAGGTTGTAGCCCTGCAGCGCCGCGGAGCGCGGGTTGCAGGCGTTGACGATGCCCACCGGCGAAAAGCACATGGCGGTGCTGGAACTCGGCATGTTGCCCAGGGCCGCCATGCGCGGCACCGAGTGGCGGCGCAGCTTTTGCGCGGTGTGGGTCACCGACGGGAAGAACTTGTTCAGCTTGGCACCGAAGATGTCGTCCCAGCGGTCCAGCCAGACGGCCGCCCAGTCGTCGATGGTGGCGTGCCCGCCGGTGCGGATCAGCGCGTCGGCGAGCAGATGCTTCATGATCGTGTCGTCGGTGCCGTCGTCGTCGAAGTCGTCGATCCAGCCGTGTGCCTTCAGCACTTCGTACGGC
This region of Spirochaetaceae bacterium genomic DNA includes:
- a CDS encoding sugar ABC transporter permease → MANNQSTATRPAVTSAPPLNAKWRKITVNWQLYLLCVLPIAWLIIFMYIPMYGNLIAFKRYVPTLGVLGSPWVGFDNFIRFFKSYRFFQVLWNTFYLSFYDLLVGFPIPIALALVLHYMPIARYKKTVQMVTYAPHFISTVVMVGIIFKLGSQRIGLVNVLLAGLGLPEVNFLGSSQLFGHVFVWTNVWQQMGWGTIIYLAALSAVDPELHESATVDGASIWQRMRHIDIPGILPTVIILLILRAGMILQVGFEKVFLLQNNLNIEASEVIQTYVYKIGIASRNPNFHYATAIGLFQNVVMFLMLIAVNRIARRVSDTSLW
- a CDS encoding ADP-ribosylglycohydrolase family protein; amino-acid sequence: MATAIAAPATSAATTTLFNKTLGCLLGGLIGDAIGTPAEGKPYEVLKAHGWIDDFDDDGTDDTIMKHLLADALIRTGGHATIDDWAAVWLDRWDDIFGAKLNKFFPSVTHTAQKLRRHSVPRMAALGNMPSSSTAMCFSPVGIVNACNPRSAALQGYNLAALIHGHDVGFCQDAAVAMAAGVAEAFRAGASVASVVAATQDYIVQDSGAEMLDLIGRFLELAREDGDYEGFRERAYANSDTLFRRIGCDSRETVPVTVALFELAGGDVEKCVTYGANFGRDADTIATMCGALGGALNGVDGIRADWVEKAQRLTATDQQELAHDLVRTAVAKIRDRKAAISEFGKIA